gtttcttctcttgttgtctgcttgttgttttgctcattgtcttgctcattgttttctttttgcttgtctgtttgttgttttttgcttgatgtctgctcgttgtttttgctcgatgtctgcttgttgtttgtttgtcttctttaggaggcatggggaacccgacccaggacctcccatgtgggaggtgggtgcccaaccatTTGAGCTATAGCGACTCCCTACTCATttggtttttgcttgttgtctgcttgttgttttgctcattgtcttgcttattgttgttgtttcttgccttgtctgcttgttgttttggtcATTGTCTtggtcattgttttctttttgcttgttgtctgctcgttgtttttgctcgatgtctgcttgttgtctgcttgttgtttgtttgtcttctttaggaggcatggggaacctgacccaggacctcccatgtgggaggtgagctcccaaccgcttaagccacatctattCCCTTGAACTCATTTTTAAGCAGACCTGTTTAACTAAAGTGTCCTGAGATATTTACTTATCTGTGTGAATTAGTATTTCCTTCAAATATGTATCCAAAGAAAAACGCAGAAGTAAATTAATTTCTGAGGTTCTTTCATAACTTTTGATTTCAGAGTTTTGTGTCAATCAAACcccctaattatttttttattgtctgatTCTATAATAAGTGAATTTTGTACAGCTATCGCCATAAATAAATTCAGACCCATAAACtagggttttatttcttttacgtATTGGGATTCTGTGTAAGGGCTCGTTTGATACAAGTTCTCCTGCTTAAAAAGTGTGAGGGCACTGTTTGAGAAATGTAAATAATTAGTGTGTTCTTACTTAGTGGTAATTGGCTGCTGTTTCCCTGGACGGTTCTGAACTTGAATTTCTCTGATTCAGAgggaatctttgtttctctccctcccccgaGTCCTCTGCTCTGAGCATGGGACGTTTTCATGCCTTTGCATCTGGTTGCCTTTTCAGAATGTCCACTCCAAGAGGGTACCACCGAAAGTTCTGCAATGTCCTGCTCCTCTGGGGAGAATAAGCCCAAGAGCCTGAAGACATCAGAAGGCCCAGAAAGTTACGGGCAACGGGAAAGTGGCGACGGGGCAGCCAGCCCACTGACCAGCCAGCCCGAGGTGGAGAGGGGCGCCCAGAAGAAGTGTCCGGGCAAACGGCGAGACGAGAAGGGCTCTGAGGGCCTGGACATGCAGAGCAAGCACGGGACCAGGGGCATGGGCCAGTCTCCGAAGAGGAGTCCTTTCTTGTCTCCAGGCAGGGTACcctgggagaaggggaaggagagtCCCAGACTGCGCAGGAATGCCAGCTCTGCCAGCAGGCTCCATGATCTCAGCAGCAGGTCGTTTTCTGGGTCATTGGGAAGGAAAGATTTCAAGACATCTGAAACATCGAGAAAGAGGAGACCCAAGAGTCTTGAATTTCCCATTTATCCGGGTGAGAAAGGGCCTCCAAATTCAGAAGTTCTTCTCAGTCAAGAGGGGACAAGAACTGCAGATCCAAACTCAACAGCCACCCCCAGCAAAGTGGCCACTCTGGAGGTGGAGATTACTGTGCTTCCAGAGCAAGGCTCCAGGAATCCAGAAAATTCTGCGACCCCAGAAGGAGGGGCATTCAGGAAAACACTTTCCAACACTTCACTGACAGGAGAGAAGACCCGGAAGCATCCAGAATCCACAGCACCCTTGGAGGAAAATGGAATTGGGAGTCCAGAGGCCCCTGTGACCTTGGGGGAAATGGTAGACAGTACACTCCATGAGACTTCAAATCCACAGGTCGTTCTGTCCTCGGAGAAGAAAGGACCCCAGAATCCAGACGAGCTGGCATCCTTAGGAAAGGCAGCCTGTGAAGGTATCTCCCCCAAAACTTCCTTTGTCCCCACTGTATTTGTATCACTGGGATCACTGGGGCAGAGGTCCTCAAGACCTTTGGGAATCTCATACAGGTTGTGTCCCCTGAAAAAGTCCATGAGGCCCATCTTCACAAAATGGTGCATCAAATTTCAGTGAATTCTTGGGCCCTCTGAAGTCCTTTGAATTCTAAGACCCTCGTGGACCCCAGGTTAAGAATCTGGGGAAGACTGAGTGACATTATTTCGTTTTCATCATAACCCCATGGCAGTGCCTCCCGGCGCCCTGATGCTGTCATTCACTTTGGGTGTCTTCCAGATGGGATAGTAATTAGGATTATGTTTGGCTGTGAGTGACATAAATGCCAAAACCAGTGGCTTAAACAAGACAGAAGTCCATTCTGCGTCACATAGATGACACACAGGCATTCGAGGACAAATGTCATACTCCATGAGTTCAGGACCCAGGCTTGCAAGCTCGGGTTCTCACGCAGACAGCGGGACAGAGGGACGTGGGAGGAACAGTGGAACAAGTGCAGACTGTCACTTAGGAAGGCTTCCAGAAACTGCTCACGATGCCTCCATTTACATGCTTAAGACCAGAATGGAGCCAAATAGCCACACCTAACTACAAGGGTGGCCGCGAAATGTGAcagtggttttttctttttttgggggggtgggggtgggggtgcagtgGGATAAAAGCAACCATATGGGCAACCATCAATGCTATCACAAGGACAGGAGGGGAAAATAGTTAAGGGGGGCCACTAGCAGTCTCATTTACAGGTGTGATGTAAATTCCCGGGACACCATGAGGGGACATGGGGGAAGAGGACCGATGCACTGAGTGCGTTTCTACCTGGCTCTCCTCATCTCCCCTGTCATTTCTGCACTTCTGCTTTTTGAGGTTGCCGCTATGGTCTTGGGGCAGAGCTCTCCATGTCTCCTGGGTCTTCCTGGTGACCTCTACCCTTTAGCATTGTGACCTCTCCTTCTTCATTCAATCAAATGCTTCTTGGACTTCGCCGTGAGCGGCCCTCAGTTCGTTTCCTCACTCAGCACACCCTCCCCTGTGCCACTTGCAGTCACGCTGctaagaaacagagattcccgggCAGATTCAAGGGGCAAAGCAAATCACTGGGCAGAAGTCTTGCTCTCTTTTGAGTCACTGCTAGACGTGTAGAATCTAGAATAAAGGCCCGTTGGTTTTTCTTTAGAATACATGCCCATGAATTCACATTCCAAGTCCTAGGAGTATCACGAGGTCTGGCCTTAGCCCTCAGTCCCCATGGTTTACTTGCTGCCTCGCTGGATGGAGGCTGGGGCAGGACGAGCGAGGAAGTGGTCGGAGTCTAACCAAGAGCTCGGGCATCCCCGGCCTGGGCTTGCTCCCCTGTGTTTTGCTGCATGCCTTTGTAAACATCTTTGGTTTGCTACTCAGGAGACTTTTTCCACTGCTGTGTCCCCAGGGAGGCCGCCGGACAAGGCTGTGTGTTCCCTTTGCCAGGCCCAGGAAGGAGATGGCGTTGGTGGCACCTGCGTGCACGGTTCCTGCTGCTGCTCTGTGGCCTCTGGGGACGCAGGTGGCCACTCACCCAGCTGCCCACAAGGCCAGGCCCCACTCCCAGAGAAATGCCCTAAAGAGCCAGAGCAGCCCAAGAGCCCGCAGCTGCACAGCCTCAGCCCCGAGCCGCCGCCGCAGTGTGACCGGCACATGAAGCAGCTCCGCCTGCTCTTCTGCGAGGACCACCGGGAGCCTGTCTGCCTCATCTGCAGCCTAAGCCAGGAGCACCGGGGCCACCAGGTGCGCCCCATTGAGGAGGCCGCCCTGGAATGCAAGGTAGATGTTCTCTGCCATGGCCCCTCTCCGCCAGGTGCTTGGCCTTGCTTCATTTCCCCAACAACTCTGGGAGGCTGTGAATTAGCCAGGTCTCTTGGGTGCCAATGGCAAAGACACAACACACACCAGGCCAGCAAAGAGGAAATTTACTGGTTCCTTAGGCTCAGATATCCAAGGGAGTCTAGCTTCAGGTGTGGCTTGATCCAGGGGCTCAGAGATCACTAGGAATCTCTCACCGTCTCTTGGTTCTGCTTTCCTTGGTGTGACGGTTCATCTACTTCCACCCTAAGTACCCTCTCCCCAGTGCTCTCCACTGCAGCACCCTCAGCTTTGCTCCCAGAGGCAGGTTTTCCACTCTAGAGTTGGCACCAACTAAAGTTGGCAGAAGCCATTTAAGCTTCTCAACGAGTGCTCTTTTTCCAGGAGCAAATTCAGAGGCAGCTGGAGCACCTGAAGGAGTTGAAAAAGTATGGGGAGGAGCAGAAATCCGAGGGGGAGAAGGAAACAGCAAACTTCCTGGTAAGGCCAGGGGTGCCCTGTGACCAGTCCTTGCCCGGGTTCCCTCCTgcaggaaagggggaggggggagcaagAGCGGGCAGGGGTCCCTGAGATTCCTTCCTGCTTCACAGGGAAGCAGAGACGGTCACCTGCTCTGGGTGGCTGCCGAGGGAACCGGCATCCAAGGAGGAGCTTGTCCCTCCCAAGGCCGAGCCCCCTGCAGGGAGGGGATGGCTCCAAAGACCCCGTCTCGCTTCCGCACACGCACCTTAAAAAGTGGTCTAGAGGAACGAGTGCCAGCAGCGACTGCTGCGGGGAGGAGAGACGCCTAAACTTTAAACACTCCTCCGGTGATTTTGCAGTTGTTGttggtcttttatttttccccGCGTTTAAAACCATACtgacttttaaaatgcaaat
Above is a window of Dasypus novemcinctus isolate mDasNov1 chromosome 23, mDasNov1.1.hap2, whole genome shotgun sequence DNA encoding:
- the MEFV gene encoding pyrin isoform X1; translation: MAKTLGDHLLHSLEELVPYDLEKFKFKLQNTSREKEQTRIPRGLLQMAGPVEMASLLLNHYGEEDALRLTLQILRAINQRLLAEELHRATGQKCPLQEGTTESSAMSCSSGENKPKSLKTSEGPESYGQRESGDGAASPLTSQPEVERGAQKKCPGKRRDEKGSEGLDMQSKHGTRGMGQSPKRSPFLSPGRVPWEKGKESPRLRRNASSASRLHDLSSRSFSGSLGRKDFKTSETSRKRRPKSLEFPIYPGEKGPPNSEVLLSQEGTRTADPNSTATPSKVATLEVEITVLPEQGSRNPENSATPEGGAFRKTLSNTSLTGEKTRKHPESTAPLEENGIGSPEAPVTLGEMVDSTLHETSNPQVVLSSEKKGPQNPDELASLGKAACEGRPPDKAVCSLCQAQEGDGVGGTCVHGSCCCSVASGDAGGHSPSCPQGQAPLPEKCPKEPEQPKSPQLHSLSPEPPPQCDRHMKQLRLLFCEDHREPVCLICSLSQEHRGHQVRPIEEAALECKEQIQRQLEHLKELKKYGEEQKSEGEKETANFLKQIDTQRQKVQGQLEELGRFLEQQEQRFMAWLQKLGQAVGQVQGAYDSRVSRDVAVLDELIVGLEAKQCQPAWTLIQDIGDTLHRAKTVTVPEPWATPPEVKEKIHLLFRKSEFVEKSMKHFSESLRLEIESFHVPELPGAQAHAVNVILDVETAHPNLIISKDLKSVKLGNKWDRLPDGPERFDSCIMALGSPAFLSGCQYWEVEVGDKTAWILGVCEASICKKGSMALTPENGYWVVMMTRRNDYHASTFPPTHLRMREPPKRVGIFLNCEAGDISFYNVTAKSHIYTFTCSSSSGPLQPIFSPGAHDGGKNSDPLIICPVGGQGPC
- the MEFV gene encoding pyrin isoform X2, whose translation is MSCSSGENKPKSLKTSEGPESYGQRESGDGAASPLTSQPEVERGAQKKCPGKRRDEKGSEGLDMQSKHGTRGMGQSPKRSPFLSPGRVPWEKGKESPRLRRNASSASRLHDLSSRSFSGSLGRKDFKTSETSRKRRPKSLEFPIYPGEKGPPNSEVLLSQEGTRTADPNSTATPSKVATLEVEITVLPEQGSRNPENSATPEGGAFRKTLSNTSLTGEKTRKHPESTAPLEENGIGSPEAPVTLGEMVDSTLHETSNPQVVLSSEKKGPQNPDELASLGKAACEGRPPDKAVCSLCQAQEGDGVGGTCVHGSCCCSVASGDAGGHSPSCPQGQAPLPEKCPKEPEQPKSPQLHSLSPEPPPQCDRHMKQLRLLFCEDHREPVCLICSLSQEHRGHQVRPIEEAALECKEQIQRQLEHLKELKKYGEEQKSEGEKETANFLKQIDTQRQKVQGQLEELGRFLEQQEQRFMAWLQKLGQAVGQVQGAYDSRVSRDVAVLDELIVGLEAKQCQPAWTLIQDIGDTLHRAKTVTVPEPWATPPEVKEKIHLLFRKSEFVEKSMKHFSESLRLEIESFHVPELPGAQAHAVNVILDVETAHPNLIISKDLKSVKLGNKWDRLPDGPERFDSCIMALGSPAFLSGCQYWEVEVGDKTAWILGVCEASICKKGSMALTPENGYWVVMMTRRNDYHASTFPPTHLRMREPPKRVGIFLNCEAGDISFYNVTAKSHIYTFTCSSSSGPLQPIFSPGAHDGGKNSDPLIICPVGGQGPC